The Staphylococcus haemolyticus region TGGAGGTCGAGATAGATTCTTCAAAAAGGGAAATTTACAATTTATAATTTTACAAATGTTAGAAGAGGAATCACGTCATGGTTATCAAATCATTAAGGATTTAGAAGAACGTTTCAAAGGATTCTATTCACCGAGTCCTTGTTCAATTTATCCAATATTACAAATGTTGGAAGATAGAGACTTTGTATCGATTTCTAAAGAAGGTAACAAAAAAATCTACACAATTACAGATGAAGGTAAAACTTTTTTAAAAGAGAATGTAGACCAAGATGAATTTACAAAACGCTTAGAACAATTTAAAAATGTAGATTTTGAACAGATGAAAGCATCTCGTGAACAATTACAAGGATTATTTCATGGATTTATGAAAGCAAGTCAAAGCGCATTACAAGATGAAGAAAAACAAAAAGAATTAAATGTATTTATTGAGGAAACTAAACAAAAATTAGAACGTTTCTATAAATAGTGAATATTAGAAAAGCCGGCCGGTTGAAATAACCAGTCGGCTTTTAAATATTCGAGTGAAGTTGTAGAGCACTTCGCCGGAATGATAAACGGGCTACGAAAAGCAGATCGTTTGACAATAATACGCTAATCGCTAAAATCAAAGAGCGATTTTTGCTCATAGCTCGTTATTGCTCACGATCTGAACGCTTTTCTTCGCACCTTAGTTTTTATTTACTGATGCGTCGTAGATAGAATCTACTGCGTCACCTAATGCTTTATCAAATTCTTCTTGTGATTGGCTAGCACGTAAGTCACTTGCTAATGCACGTGAGAAGCTTGCGATTAATTCATCATTGTCTTTCAATAATTTGTTAGCTTCGTCTCTGCTGTAA contains the following coding sequences:
- a CDS encoding PadR family transcriptional regulator: MFRRHMQDIRQRMDHFEQFGRSKGPQGFERFGGFGRRGGGRDRFFKKGNLQFIILQMLEEESRHGYQIIKDLEERFKGFYSPSPCSIYPILQMLEDRDFVSISKEGNKKIYTITDEGKTFLKENVDQDEFTKRLEQFKNVDFEQMKASREQLQGLFHGFMKASQSALQDEEKQKELNVFIEETKQKLERFYK